In a genomic window of Jaculus jaculus isolate mJacJac1 chromosome 8, mJacJac1.mat.Y.cur, whole genome shotgun sequence:
- the LOC123462812 gene encoding ribonuclease pancreatic-like has translation MALEKSVVLFPLLVLVLMVLGCVQPCLGRESKAKKFQRQHMDSDSSSRHGPTYCNEMMRRRDMTKGYCKPVNTFVHEPLGDVQAVCLQQQVSCKNGKTNCYKSSSSMRITDCRLTGSSKYPNCAYTTTDKQKHIIVACEGNPSVPVHLDATV, from the coding sequence ATGGCTCTGGAGAAGTCCGTTGTCCTGTTTCCACTGCTAGTCCTTGTGCTGATGGTGCTAGGATGCGTTCAGCCCTGTCTGGGAAGGGAATCGAAGGCCAAGAAGTTCCAGCGGCAGCACATGGACTCAGACAGCTCCTCCCGCCACGGCCCTACCTACTGCAATGAAATGATGAGGCGACGTGATATGACAAAGGGATACTGTAAGCCAGTGAACACCTTTGTGCATGAGCCACTGGGAGATGTCCAGGCTGTCTGCCTCCAGCAACAGGTCTCCTGCAAGAACGGGAAGACCAACTGCTACAAGAGCAGCTCCAGCATGCGCATCACAGACTGCCGCCTGACAGGCAGCTCCAAGTATCCCAATTGCGCATATACGACTACTGATAAACAGAAACACATCATTGTGGCCTGCGAGGGAAACCCCTCTGTGCCAGTCCACTTGGATGCAACAGTGTAG